A region from the Hydra vulgaris chromosome 10, alternate assembly HydraT2T_AEP genome encodes:
- the LOC136085994 gene encoding uncharacterized protein LOC136085994 isoform X2: MKCLAILSTINFSLFKMKKKKPISLVFPYDAKREKEMQKLRDFKNFVRQNFVDETRFSRTRHNPYPRSPPSPSLLSPLSPLSPRSPPQTPPEPNREVGPSHWDYSPRKLNLNLFFILLKSINIF, from the exons atgaagTGTTTAGCGATACTATCAACGATCAATTTTTCattattcaaaatgaaaaaaaaaaaacccatcaGTCTAGTATTTCCATACGACGCAAAAAGAG aaaaagaaatgcaaaaacttagagactttaaaaactttgtcaGACAAAATTTTGTAGATGAAACAAGATTTTCTCGCACTCGtc ataatccCTATCCACGTTCACCACCATCACCATCACTACTATCGCCACTATCACCACTATCACCACGTTCGCCACCACAAACACCACCAGAACCCAATAGGGAAGTAGGTCCTTCTCACTGGGACTACTCTCCTCGTAAGTTAAActtgaaccttttttttattttattaaaaagtataaatattttttaa
- the LOC136085994 gene encoding proline-, glutamic acid- and leucine-rich protein 1-like isoform X3, with amino-acid sequence MKQYVKKCGCYVDYINKESLCYHELLLTKEEEQDLEELMEMEELTEEDYEKYLVQLVQEMEEEESDDIEELKLQMLEEEMEKEVEEIEKEMHEILDEMDWEQYVIDVMNKMDNLPELYL; translated from the exons atgaaacaatacGTCAAAAAATGTGGATG ttatgTAGATTATATTAACAAAGAGAGTCTTTGCTATCACGAGTTGTTATTGACAAAAGAAGAAGAACAAGATTTGGAAGAACTTATGGAAATGGAAGAATTAACAGAGGaagattatgaaaaatatttagttcaatTAGTACAAGAAATGGAAGAAGAAGAATCAGATGATATTGAAGAACTTAAATTACAAATGTTGGAAGAAGAAATGGAAAAAGAAGTGgaagaaatagaaaaagaaatgcATGAAATCTTAGATGAAATGGATTGGGAACAATACGTTATAGACGTTATGAATAAAATGGACAACTTACCAGagctttatttataa